A portion of the Celeribacter baekdonensis genome contains these proteins:
- a CDS encoding Tex family protein: MEPVLDHAAASPDAIAARIARTIATEISAAPSQVSAAVDLLDGGATVPFVARYRKEVTGGLDDTQLRMLSDRLTYLRELESRRATILKSISEQGKLTADLAKSIAGADSKSTLEDIYLPYKPKRRTKAMIARENGLEPLLRAIDADRAALPETLAETYVSEAVPTVKDALNGARDILTEELSERADLLGKLRDFMRREAFITAKLIAGKEQEGAKFSDYFDHRERWSDIPSHRALAILRAAKEDVVTMEIGPDSEEGEPRAIAMIGAALGTEGQLPGDEWLRGVARWAWRVKFSISLYIDLLGELRQRAHEEAINVFSRNLKDLLLAAPAGAKATLGLDPGIRTGVKAAVVDATGKVLDTATIYPFQPKMDVRGAEAKLIELIGRHNIALIAIGNGTASRETERLVSDTLKRLPQGVKAPTKVIVSEAGASVYSASELAAQEFPDLDVSLRGAVSIARRLQDPLAELVKITPQSIGVGQYQHDVDQRRLSQALDAVVEDAVNAVGVDLNMASAPLLAQVAGLGPSLAHAIVVHRDQHGAFPSRKALLKVAGLGPKAFEQCAGFLRIRDGAEPLDASSVHPEAYDVARKIVSACGRDIRDIMGQTAALKGLSAEAFVTGDFGLPTVRDIFTELEKPGRDPRPEFKTASFTDGVEDIKDLKPGMSLEGTVTNVAAFGAFVDIGVHQDGLVHVSQLADRFVKDPHEVVKAGDVVRVRVTEVDIPRKRIGLTMRKDGGEATEGRRTDAAPARGKFAAKPQGAPSGKTGGKPGGSKDHKKAPAPQNRAPNPSGNSALGAALLDAMKKKP, translated from the coding sequence ATGGAGCCTGTTTTGGATCACGCCGCCGCCTCACCCGACGCCATCGCCGCCCGCATCGCGCGCACCATCGCCACCGAAATCTCCGCCGCCCCCTCGCAAGTCAGCGCGGCGGTTGATCTGTTGGACGGCGGCGCGACCGTGCCCTTTGTCGCGCGCTACCGCAAAGAGGTCACCGGCGGTTTGGATGACACGCAATTGCGGATGCTTTCAGACCGGCTCACCTATTTGCGCGAACTCGAATCGCGCCGTGCGACGATCCTGAAATCCATTTCCGAACAGGGCAAATTGACTGCCGATCTGGCCAAATCCATTGCCGGGGCCGACAGCAAATCAACGCTTGAGGACATTTATCTGCCCTACAAACCCAAGCGCCGCACGAAGGCGATGATCGCGCGTGAAAACGGTTTGGAGCCATTGCTGCGCGCGATTGATGCCGACCGGGCGGCTCTGCCCGAAACCTTGGCCGAAACCTATGTGTCCGAGGCCGTTCCTACCGTCAAAGATGCGCTCAACGGCGCGCGCGACATCCTCACCGAGGAGTTGTCAGAGCGCGCCGATCTTTTGGGCAAGCTGCGTGATTTCATGCGACGCGAGGCCTTTATCACCGCCAAACTCATTGCGGGCAAAGAGCAGGAAGGCGCGAAGTTTTCCGATTATTTTGATCACCGCGAACGTTGGTCGGATATTCCGTCCCACCGCGCCTTGGCGATTCTGCGGGCCGCGAAAGAAGACGTTGTGACGATGGAAATCGGTCCCGATTCTGAGGAGGGCGAACCGCGCGCCATCGCCATGATCGGTGCGGCTTTGGGCACAGAGGGACAATTGCCCGGCGATGAATGGCTGCGCGGTGTGGCGCGTTGGGCCTGGCGGGTAAAATTTTCGATCTCGCTCTATATCGACCTGTTGGGCGAATTGCGCCAGCGCGCTCACGAGGAGGCAATCAACGTCTTTTCCCGCAATCTCAAAGACTTGCTCTTGGCCGCCCCGGCAGGCGCGAAAGCCACGCTGGGCCTGGACCCTGGTATTCGCACCGGCGTGAAAGCCGCCGTTGTGGACGCCACAGGCAAGGTTTTGGACACGGCAACAATCTATCCATTTCAGCCCAAAATGGATGTGCGCGGCGCAGAGGCCAAGCTCATCGAGTTGATCGGACGGCACAACATCGCCCTGATCGCCATCGGCAATGGCACCGCCAGCCGGGAGACCGAGCGACTTGTCTCGGACACGCTCAAACGCCTGCCGCAGGGCGTCAAAGCGCCGACCAAAGTGATCGTATCCGAGGCCGGTGCCTCGGTCTATTCAGCCTCCGAATTGGCGGCACAGGAGTTCCCCGATCTCGATGTCAGCCTGCGCGGCGCGGTCTCGATTGCCCGCCGCCTTCAGGACCCTCTGGCCGAATTGGTCAAGATCACACCGCAATCCATCGGCGTTGGCCAGTATCAACATGACGTCGACCAAAGACGGTTGTCGCAGGCACTGGACGCGGTGGTCGAAGACGCGGTGAACGCGGTCGGTGTGGACCTCAACATGGCCTCCGCACCGCTGTTGGCGCAGGTTGCAGGGCTTGGACCGTCTTTGGCCCATGCCATCGTCGTGCACCGCGACCAACATGGGGCCTTCCCATCGCGCAAAGCGCTTTTGAAGGTTGCCGGTTTGGGGCCAAAAGCCTTTGAACAATGCGCCGGGTTCCTGCGCATCCGTGACGGGGCGGAGCCTTTGGACGCCTCCTCTGTTCACCCCGAAGCCTATGATGTGGCGCGCAAAATTGTCTCTGCCTGTGGTCGTGATATTCGCGACATTATGGGTCAGACCGCCGCACTCAAAGGCCTGAGCGCCGAGGCATTTGTCACCGGAGATTTCGGGCTGCCGACCGTGCGAGACATTTTCACCGAGCTGGAAAAACCCGGTCGTGATCCGCGGCCAGAATTCAAAACCGCGAGCTTCACCGATGGGGTTGAGGACATCAAGGACCTGAAGCCGGGGATGAGCCTTGAGGGCACGGTGACCAATGTGGCCGCCTTTGGTGCCTTCGTTGACATCGGCGTGCACCAAGACGGGTTGGTCCATGTGAGCCAACTGGCCGACCGGTTTGTGAAAGATCCGCATGAGGTGGTGAAAGCCGGAGATGTGGTGCGTGTACGGGTGACGGAGGTTGACATTCCGCGCAAACGGATCGGACTGACAATGCGCAAGGACGGCGGTGAGGCCACCGAGGGCCGTCGGACCGACGCAGCTCCCGCACGCGGGAAATTCGCCGCCAAACCGCAGGGCGCACCATCGGGCAAAACGGGTGGAAAACCGGGCGGTTCAAAAGATCATAAAAAAGCCCCAGCGCCACAGAACCGCGCCCCAAACCCAAGTGGCAACAGCGCCCTTGGAGCCGCTTTGCTGGACGCGATGAAGAAAAAACCCTGA
- a CDS encoding TRAP transporter substrate-binding protein, whose protein sequence is MTTSFTRRTVLASMGVALATPAFLKRANAAEVTLKLHSMLPAPATMNTQFFEPWIEEIRTASEGAIDIQLFPSMQLGGKPGQLPDQVRQGICDISWTLPVYSPDRFPVAETLALPFMVTNAEKTSVVMHKLMDEFGQDEYPGTKTLGFHTHDGGKFHTREGLIHTADDLKGLKLRAPNQATGKLLELMGAETVFFPVTEMVVGLSNGVIDGCCLPYEVVPAFKLQELTKFSSAPAPASRGLYANTFSMLMNQRAYEGLSDDLRKVIDDHSGIALSQRIGRQFDTFEQMGKEVVVKEGNTIGEISAEEISAWREIAQPVHQAWVDKLNDRGLDGAAILARANELLDADQPA, encoded by the coding sequence ATGACCACATCATTCACCCGCCGCACGGTTTTGGCGAGCATGGGGGTGGCGCTGGCCACTCCAGCGTTTTTGAAACGCGCCAATGCCGCCGAAGTGACACTGAAACTGCATTCGATGTTGCCCGCACCGGCGACGATGAACACGCAGTTTTTTGAACCGTGGATCGAAGAAATCCGCACCGCCTCCGAGGGCGCGATTGACATTCAACTGTTCCCCTCGATGCAGCTTGGCGGCAAGCCCGGCCAGTTGCCTGATCAGGTCCGCCAAGGTATTTGTGACATCAGCTGGACCCTTCCGGTCTATTCGCCGGACCGCTTTCCGGTCGCCGAAACATTGGCGCTGCCCTTTATGGTCACCAATGCCGAAAAGACCTCCGTGGTCATGCACAAGCTGATGGATGAATTTGGCCAAGATGAATATCCGGGCACGAAAACGCTTGGCTTTCACACCCATGACGGCGGCAAATTCCACACCCGCGAAGGGCTCATTCACACCGCTGATGATCTCAAAGGTCTCAAACTGCGCGCGCCCAATCAGGCGACGGGCAAGCTGCTTGAACTGATGGGGGCTGAGACGGTGTTTTTCCCGGTGACCGAAATGGTTGTTGGTCTCTCAAACGGGGTGATCGACGGCTGTTGCCTGCCCTATGAGGTGGTGCCTGCGTTCAAGCTGCAAGAGCTGACCAAATTCTCCTCGGCCCCTGCCCCTGCGTCGCGTGGCCTGTACGCCAACACCTTTTCGATGTTGATGAACCAACGCGCCTATGAGGGCCTCTCGGACGATCTGCGCAAAGTGATCGACGATCATTCCGGCATCGCCCTGTCGCAACGTATTGGCCGCCAGTTTGATACGTTTGAACAGATGGGCAAAGAGGTGGTGGTCAAAGAGGGCAACACCATCGGTGAAATTTCGGCCGAGGAAATTTCGGCATGGCGCGAGATCGCACAGCCGGTGCATCAGGCTTGGGTCGACAAGCTCAATGACCGCGGTCTGGATGGCGCGGCAATTTTGGCCCGCGCCAATGAATTGCTGGACGCTGATCAACCCGCCTAA
- a CDS encoding 2Fe-2S iron-sulfur cluster-binding protein, giving the protein MTKITFVQPDGRSQTVNARTGDSVMQTALAHSIDGIFAECGGAMMCATCHCYVEDERTGEASQGEEDLLDCAEDEVRPSSRLSCQIKVTEDLDGLVVHLPVAVE; this is encoded by the coding sequence ATGACGAAAATCACATTCGTCCAACCTGATGGCCGCAGCCAGACCGTCAACGCACGCACAGGAGACAGCGTGATGCAGACGGCATTGGCCCATAGCATCGACGGTATTTTCGCCGAATGCGGCGGCGCAATGATGTGTGCCACCTGCCATTGTTACGTTGAGGACGAACGCACCGGAGAGGCAAGCCAAGGCGAAGAGGATTTGTTGGACTGTGCCGAAGACGAGGTGCGGCCCAGCTCGCGGTTGAGCTGTCAGATCAAGGTGACGGAGGATTTAGACGGGCTTGTGGTGCATTTGCCCGTGGCCGTGGAGTGA
- a CDS encoding cytochrome P450: MLDIPVNETVTLADLTRDPYPIYRQMRAQTPVVRVAQTNRIFVTRFEHTKWIKENPEIFSSDDPMTPMKPAFQAHTLMRKDGDEHRAERMAMQPAFSPKVIRTDWADLYTKLAKDYVSRLPKGETVDMFADLCGPIAARILAHMLGLEEATDAQMQRWSQRLIDGAGNFGNDPQLFALSDAANAEMNALFEQVMPRHIATPNNSAFSVMLTAKTPIPVSQMYANIKIAIGGGINEPRDALATILYGLLTNPEQLEEVKRQEAWLDAFEEGVRWVAPIQVSGRRTTREVQIGDHVIGPNETVMTIQASANRDEAVYADGEAFNVFRDKHPHQAFGSGPHHCAGAQVARRTLGQIMLPLLFERFPNMTLPDPKEVIWSGFGFRGPLNLPITLA, from the coding sequence ATGTTGGACATTCCCGTGAATGAGACGGTCACATTGGCCGATCTCACCCGAGACCCATACCCAATTTATCGCCAAATGCGGGCCCAGACGCCTGTGGTGCGCGTGGCGCAGACCAATCGGATTTTCGTCACCCGGTTTGAGCACACAAAGTGGATCAAGGAAAACCCCGAGATTTTTAGCTCGGATGACCCAATGACGCCAATGAAACCGGCGTTTCAGGCCCATACATTGATGCGCAAAGATGGTGACGAACACCGGGCCGAACGCATGGCGATGCAGCCCGCCTTTTCGCCGAAAGTGATCCGTACGGACTGGGCCGATCTTTATACCAAACTGGCCAAAGACTATGTCTCGCGCCTGCCCAAAGGTGAGACGGTGGACATGTTTGCCGATCTCTGTGGCCCGATCGCTGCGCGCATTCTGGCGCATATGTTGGGGCTGGAAGAGGCCACCGACGCACAGATGCAACGCTGGTCCCAGCGCCTGATCGACGGGGCGGGCAATTTTGGCAATGACCCTCAGCTTTTTGCCCTCTCCGACGCGGCCAATGCCGAAATGAACGCGCTGTTCGAACAGGTCATGCCCCGTCACATCGCCACGCCAAACAATTCGGCCTTTTCCGTTATGTTGACTGCGAAAACGCCGATCCCGGTCAGCCAGATGTACGCCAATATCAAAATCGCCATTGGCGGCGGCATCAACGAACCGCGCGATGCTTTGGCGACCATTCTCTACGGGCTGTTAACCAACCCTGAACAGCTCGAAGAGGTCAAACGCCAAGAGGCGTGGCTTGACGCATTTGAGGAAGGCGTGCGTTGGGTCGCCCCCATTCAGGTGTCAGGCCGACGCACCACACGAGAGGTGCAAATCGGCGATCATGTGATCGGCCCAAACGAGACGGTGATGACCATCCAAGCCTCCGCCAATCGCGATGAGGCGGTCTATGCCGATGGCGAGGCGTTCAACGTCTTTCGCGACAAGCATCCCCATCAGGCCTTTGGCAGCGGCCCGCATCATTGCGCGGGCGCTCAGGTCGCGCGACGCACGCTGGGGCAGATCATGTTGCCGCTTTTGTTTGAGCGCTTTCCCAATATGACGCTGCCCGATCCGAAAGAGGTGATTTGGAGCGGCTTTGGCTTTCGTGGCCCGCTCAACTTGCCAATCACCCTCGCTTAA
- a CDS encoding LysR family transcriptional regulator: MSKTIDILATDFRALDVLIRVYRFGSFTRAAEDLEMNQSVVSYTIDKLRGVFDDPLFVREARRLIATQRCEEVVAEAGQLLERFSQLTATRDFDPKESTQTVTIACNYYERELIIPHLAHLIRAEAPNLKIEIIDSSYLGHDKLLRMEADLLIGPFVQLGAAFYTRTLYEDHYVCMMDPTHPKAKAALTMEDYLPLAHVYITYGGKWKSGYMQTLEQEGHEISIAMRTPSPAGIQSLIKGTELVATVPERLSRKLGTGLFIARCPVSTPVQIQMVWTARTHASRMHKWLRDLVVQSARGM, translated from the coding sequence GTGAGCAAGACCATCGACATCCTCGCCACAGATTTTCGCGCCCTGGATGTGTTGATCCGGGTCTACCGCTTTGGCTCATTCACCCGCGCCGCCGAAGATCTTGAGATGAATCAATCGGTTGTGAGCTACACCATCGACAAGCTCAGGGGCGTGTTCGACGATCCACTGTTCGTGCGTGAGGCGCGTCGGTTGATCGCGACCCAGCGCTGCGAAGAGGTGGTGGCGGAGGCGGGTCAATTGTTAGAGCGGTTTTCCCAACTGACCGCCACCCGCGATTTCGACCCGAAAGAAAGCACCCAGACGGTGACCATCGCCTGCAACTACTATGAGCGCGAATTGATCATCCCGCATCTGGCCCATCTGATCCGCGCCGAAGCACCGAACCTCAAAATCGAGATCATCGATTCCTCCTATCTTGGCCATGATAAACTGTTGCGGATGGAGGCGGATTTGTTGATCGGCCCCTTCGTCCAACTTGGGGCCGCGTTTTATACGCGCACGCTCTATGAGGACCATTATGTTTGCATGATGGACCCGACCCATCCCAAAGCCAAAGCGGCGCTGACGATGGAGGACTACCTGCCCCTCGCTCATGTCTACATCACCTACGGCGGCAAATGGAAATCAGGCTATATGCAGACGCTGGAGCAAGAAGGCCACGAGATTTCGATTGCGATGCGCACCCCTAGCCCGGCGGGCATTCAAAGCCTGATCAAAGGCACCGAACTTGTCGCCACTGTGCCCGAGCGCCTGTCGCGCAAACTTGGGACGGGGCTTTTTATCGCGCGCTGTCCGGTGTCAACGCCGGTGCAAATTCAGATGGTTTGGACCGCGCGCACCCACGCCTCGCGGATGCACAAATGGCTGCGCGATCTGGTGGTGCAAAGCGCGCGCGGGATGTAA
- a CDS encoding XylR N-terminal domain-containing protein, with protein sequence MKTSDDEEQLLHRGGRPTLADLIDTLEFSPSKGAIELHGARMVLSRATFGADLQDELVRRFGEHEAKVLMMRLGYRNGREDAEFIRQGWPNLDIGDAFTAGTRLHMVTGTVRVETLHNDFDFKTDRFSGDFLWHQSVEALEYQRRHGRALAPVCWAQTGYAAGYASVFFRKLVLYKEVSCAAMGDKSCRVVGKTVDGWGKDDPFVRMFLDEVLVNRAEMPSRLRKTAGKTAPMDSAGLEDRVVAPVRHTLEKIAHAGLNALITGPEGAGCRLAAAWLHVARSGHGKTHRCHATSPQLPALLDSLRQTISAPGARGQTLIIEGIEALTDDLQVALIDMIKTDGVPPEALLLVGLSHLPLRLLRRDTGLRSELIYALSVLPVAMPPLSARPDDLADLAACYLAQMRPKPGLEVLSLTEEAKAFIRTAAWPGNLPELRATLIRAALCADAPPVIDREDLDMARLDPQPPALLQGGDNFSELWDQLVPLFEAGIGVDTLVSRIEQRAVAEADGNVSAAARLLGLSRPKLDYRLKNPV encoded by the coding sequence ATGAAAACATCAGATGACGAAGAACAACTCCTCCACCGCGGGGGCCGCCCGACCTTAGCGGACCTGATCGACACGCTTGAGTTTAGCCCGTCGAAAGGCGCGATTGAGCTGCATGGTGCGCGGATGGTGCTGTCGCGCGCGACCTTTGGCGCCGACCTTCAGGACGAATTGGTCCGCCGGTTTGGCGAACACGAGGCCAAGGTGTTGATGATGCGCCTGGGCTATCGCAACGGCCGCGAGGATGCGGAATTCATTCGCCAAGGCTGGCCGAATCTGGACATTGGCGACGCGTTCACCGCCGGAACTCGGCTGCATATGGTGACGGGCACAGTGCGGGTGGAGACCCTGCACAACGACTTTGATTTCAAAACGGATCGCTTTTCCGGTGATTTCCTGTGGCATCAATCTGTCGAAGCCCTCGAATACCAACGCCGCCACGGGCGCGCACTTGCCCCGGTGTGTTGGGCCCAAACCGGCTATGCGGCAGGTTACGCCAGCGTCTTTTTTCGCAAACTCGTGCTCTACAAAGAGGTGAGCTGTGCGGCGATGGGCGACAAATCCTGCCGCGTGGTGGGCAAGACCGTAGATGGATGGGGCAAAGACGACCCGTTTGTGCGGATGTTCCTGGATGAGGTCTTGGTCAACCGGGCCGAAATGCCCTCGCGCCTCCGCAAGACTGCGGGCAAGACCGCGCCGATGGACAGCGCAGGCTTGGAAGATCGGGTTGTCGCGCCGGTACGTCACACATTGGAAAAAATCGCGCACGCTGGGTTGAACGCGTTGATCACAGGACCAGAAGGGGCGGGTTGCCGCCTTGCCGCCGCCTGGCTCCATGTCGCGCGGTCTGGTCACGGCAAGACCCACCGCTGTCACGCCACATCGCCACAGCTGCCCGCGCTTTTGGACAGCCTGCGCCAAACCATATCCGCCCCCGGCGCACGCGGGCAGACGCTGATCATTGAGGGGATCGAGGCGCTGACGGACGATCTTCAGGTGGCGCTGATCGACATGATCAAAACCGATGGCGTTCCCCCCGAAGCCCTTCTTCTTGTCGGGCTATCGCACCTGCCGCTGCGGCTGTTGCGGCGCGATACGGGGCTGCGATCTGAGTTGATATACGCGCTCTCTGTCTTGCCCGTCGCGATGCCGCCACTGTCCGCGCGACCGGATGACCTTGCCGATCTGGCTGCGTGCTATCTGGCCCAGATGCGCCCCAAACCGGGGCTTGAGGTGCTGTCGCTCACCGAAGAGGCGAAGGCCTTCATCCGCACCGCCGCCTGGCCCGGAAACCTGCCTGAATTGCGTGCGACGCTGATACGCGCCGCGCTCTGTGCCGACGCGCCGCCTGTCATTGACCGTGAGGATCTCGACATGGCGCGGCTTGATCCGCAGCCCCCGGCACTGTTGCAGGGCGGGGATAATTTTTCTGAGCTTTGGGATCAGCTTGTGCCACTCTTTGAGGCCGGGATCGGCGTAGACACATTGGTGTCGCGGATCGAACAGCGGGCGGTGGCCGAGGCAGATGGCAATGTCTCCGCCGCCGCGCGCCTATTGGGCCTGAGCCGTCCGAAATTGGATTACCGGCTCAAAAACCCGGTCTGA
- a CDS encoding 2,4'-dihydroxyacetophenone dioxygenase family protein, producing the protein MTQQNLITKLPPEPHEAMINRFGKEGAFIPGDDKNNPWVPFGDSAAIKHLAFDVRSNSVANILWVKGGGRIGTHKHRGVVSAVTLEGSWGYYEYDWISRPGDFVYELPGTAHTLYSDDPNGMKALFWINGAIEFFDDEAKYDFTADVFWFIDHYVNHCEANGLEINKDMFI; encoded by the coding sequence ATGACACAGCAAAACCTTATCACGAAACTGCCGCCAGAGCCGCATGAGGCGATGATCAATCGCTTTGGCAAAGAGGGGGCGTTCATCCCGGGAGATGACAAAAATAACCCTTGGGTGCCGTTTGGCGACAGTGCCGCGATCAAACACCTGGCCTTTGATGTGCGCAGCAATTCGGTGGCCAATATTCTTTGGGTAAAAGGCGGCGGACGGATCGGCACGCACAAACACCGCGGTGTCGTCTCGGCGGTCACGCTTGAGGGGTCTTGGGGCTACTACGAATACGACTGGATCTCTCGTCCGGGCGATTTTGTTTATGAATTGCCGGGCACGGCGCACACGCTTTATTCCGATGATCCCAACGGCATGAAAGCGCTGTTTTGGATCAACGGGGCCATCGAATTTTTTGATGATGAGGCCAAGTATGATTTCACAGCGGATGTGTTTTGGTTCATCGACCATTACGTCAATCACTGTGAGGCCAATGGCCTAGAGATCAACAAAGATATGTTCATCTGA
- a CDS encoding SDR family NAD(P)-dependent oxidoreductase yields MSLENMFDVAGKSVLVTGAAFGLGRAYAEIMVAQGAHVTLLDLNADQLARTVAEIAASDPRGTVHAERGDVTDRAAMDAVFDAVSVRQGGIDVVFANAGVDAGPGFLTPEGHRNPDGEIDNLDDAHWDKVIGINLTSIYYTMKLAARHMKRQGRGGSIIATSSIAAFYVDGIVGTPYMPAKAGVSHLVKQLAMELGRYGIRVNAICPGPFITNIAGGRMANVEDRQAFVRWSCLGRVAETDEIKPLALYLASNASGYVTGSQMVIDGGLILRPAPELD; encoded by the coding sequence ATGTCTTTGGAGAACATGTTCGATGTGGCGGGCAAATCCGTCCTTGTGACCGGGGCCGCCTTTGGTCTGGGCCGGGCCTATGCCGAAATCATGGTGGCGCAGGGTGCGCATGTGACTTTGCTTGATCTCAACGCAGATCAGCTTGCGCGTACCGTGGCGGAGATCGCTGCCTCGGACCCACGGGGCACAGTCCACGCCGAGAGGGGCGATGTCACGGATCGTGCGGCGATGGATGCGGTGTTTGATGCCGTCTCAGTGCGTCAGGGCGGCATCGACGTGGTGTTTGCCAATGCGGGTGTGGATGCCGGGCCGGGGTTCTTGACCCCCGAAGGCCACCGCAACCCGGACGGTGAGATCGACAATCTTGATGACGCCCATTGGGATAAGGTGATCGGGATCAATCTGACCTCGATCTACTACACGATGAAACTCGCCGCCCGGCATATGAAACGGCAAGGACGCGGCGGGTCGATCATCGCCACCTCGTCGATCGCGGCCTTTTATGTCGATGGCATCGTCGGCACGCCCTACATGCCCGCAAAGGCTGGGGTCAGCCATCTGGTCAAACAGTTGGCGATGGAACTTGGCCGCTATGGCATCCGCGTCAATGCGATCTGTCCGGGGCCATTCATCACCAATATCGCTGGTGGACGCATGGCGAATGTCGAGGATCGTCAGGCTTTCGTGCGCTGGTCCTGTCTGGGCCGCGTGGCCGAGACCGATGAGATCAAACCACTGGCGCTTTATCTGGCTTCGAATGCCTCAGGCTATGTCACCGGATCACAAATGGTGATCGACGGCGGGCTGATCCTGCGTCCCGCGCCAGAACTCGACTGA